One genomic window of Arachis stenosperma cultivar V10309 chromosome 10, arast.V10309.gnm1.PFL2, whole genome shotgun sequence includes the following:
- the LOC130954992 gene encoding anthocyanidin 3-O-glucosyltransferase 7-like, producing MANNTGHVAVFAFPFGSHPLPLFNLVLKLSHAAPNLSFSFISTQSSTHTLISKSPHNNINFISYDAHAPPRDQSLEMVNLFLQQATPQNLQKPIDMAVQQTNHRVTCIIADAFVLPSFLVAQNLSVPWIPVWAPLSSSLSAHFYTDIIRHNYNNSCSSLDFLPGLNMVRVEDLPEDVINGGENETLFSKTLASLGRVLPHAEAVVMNYFEELDPPMFVSDMRSKLKSMLYVGFLTLKLPLPPLPPSETDSTGCLSWLDTQGLRSVAYVSFGTVVTPPEKEIVAVAEALEESGFPFLWSLKEHAKKLLPEGFVERTKSKGKVVPWCPQSEVLGHGSVGVFVTHCGCNSVFESISNGVPMICRPFFGDQGMVGRMVEDVWKIGMRVENGVVLSKDWLVNGLNAIMVGEEGKKMRENAQILKKKVMDAASPRGKAPRHFTSLLQLILSFSHHC from the coding sequence ATGGCCAACAACACTGGACACGTGGCAGTTTTTGCTTTCCCCTTTGGAAGCCACCCCCTTCCTCTCTTCAACCTTGTCCTCAAACTCTCTCACGCTGCTCCTaatctctccttctccttcaTCTCCACCCAATCATCCACCCACACTCTCATCTCAAAATCCCCACACAACAACATCAACTTCATCTCCTATGACGCTCACGCGCCACCACGTGATCAGTCTCTTGAGATGGTCAACCTTTTCCTTCAACAAGCCACCCCTCAAAACCTCCAAAAACCCATAGACATGGCCGTTCAACAAACAAACCACAGAGTAACATGCATCATTGCAGATGCTTTTGTTCTTCCTTCCTTCCTTGTTGCTCAGAATCTCAGTGTTCCATGGATCCCTGTTTGGGCTCCACTCTCATCTTCCCTCTCTGCACATTTCTACACTGATATCATACGCCACAATTATAACAATTCATGTTCTTCCTTGGATTTTCTTCCAGGTTTGAACATGGTACGTGTTGAGGATCTTCCAGAGGATGTGATCAACGGTGGAGAAAACGAGACTCTGTTCTCCAAGACTCTAGCTTCGTTAGGAAGGGTTTTACCTCACGCTGAAGCAGTGGTTATGAATTACTTTGAAGAACTAGACCCTCCTATGTTCGTTTCAGACATGAGGTCAAAGCTCAAATCCATGCTCTACGTCGGTTTCCTCACTCTGAAGCTGCCGCTGCCGCCGTTGCCGCCCTCTGAAACCGACTCAACCGGTTGCCTGTCGTGGCTGGACACGCAAGGTTTAAGATCCGTTGCATACGTAAGCTTCGGGACGGTGGTGACGCCGCCGGAAAAGGAGATAGTGGCTGTAGCAGAAGCACTGGAAGAGAGTGGTTTCCCATTCCTGTGGTCGTTAAAGGAGCATGCAAAGAAGCTTCTACCAGAAGGGTTTGTTGAGAGAACAAAAAGCAAAGGGAAAGTGGTTCCATGGTGTCCTCAGAGTGAGGTCTTGGGACATGGTAGTGTTGGGGTGTTTGTGACTCACTGTGGGTGTAACTCGGTGTTCGAGAGCATCTCCAATGGAGTACCCATGATTTGTAGGCCGTTTTTTGGGGATCAAGGAATGGTAGGGAGAATGGTGGAGGATGTGTGGAAGATCGGAATGAGAGTTGAAAATGGTGTTGTGTTGAGCAAAGATTGGTTGGTGAATGGGTTGAATGCGATTATGGTtggagaagaggggaagaagatGAGGGAGAATGCTCAGATTCTGAAGAAGAAGGTTATGGATGCAGCTTCTCCACGAGGGAAGGCACCACGTCATTTCACCTCTTTGCTCCAACtcattctttctttctctcaTCATTGTTAA